Proteins co-encoded in one Flavobacterium sp. M31R6 genomic window:
- a CDS encoding outer membrane protein assembly factor, with amino-acid sequence MRLSLVIKKENVDLEKQVNKLNNFLVLHKSIKLVLTFLILGTFTQIKAQDRVPFDQGKKYILADVKVVGDISFNPQTVVTFAGLEKGQEITVPGEQISSSIKKLGKLGLFDEISFYVNRIENDSIYLDLNIKELPKINEVKFVGVSKSKTESFIKDNGLTNGKIVTENLITTTKNYIEKKYKKDGFFNTKVYITTSKDTTLTKNQVNMLVKVDIGEKVKIYKIDFEGNKNVPSSKLLGSMKNTKEKNFLHVLKRSKYIEAKYQEDLEKIVNDYKKIGYRDARILGDSVTYNKEKNAIYIKIKVEEGIKYYFGNIKFIGNTVYSDEGLRSMLGIHTGDVYNGVLLQERIADKSKPDGEDITNLYQNNGYLFSSINAVETKTTDNVIDFEIRVTEGPIAYFNKITVVGNDKTNDEVIYRELRTKPGEKYNKGELVRTIREIGQLGFFDPEKIDPQFKNVDSGAGTVDIEYHVVEKGASQIELQGGYGGGGFVGTLGLSFNNFSARNLFNKDAYHPLPMGDGQKVALRLQASSYYKTYSLSFSEPWFGGKKPIQFSSSFAFSQQYSSNYQMQKVDKSKYINITSLSVGMAKRLTVPDDFFTLSQSISYQQYDLHNYLYGLFTFANGTSRNLSYSVGLTRNSKGFNPIFPTYGAEFSVNGEFTLPYSLITGTDYATLGDQQKYKYIYSGNSYVDNNDRVVNAGDYLDKYPSSSYVSNKVDNYQDAVADPAKVDQEKYRWLEYYKVQFTGDWFTTLYKKLVLRTLMQFGFLGAYNQDRGVIPFERYYMGGDGMAGSSIDGRQNIQLRGYENGALTPASSSGDAYGATVYNKFSLELRYPITLKSSASIYALTFAEAGQSYASLSDYQPFNLARSTGVGLRVFMPAFGLLGIDFGYGFDAVPGAIKPSGWQTHFIIGQQF; translated from the coding sequence ATGAGGCTATCATTAGTTATCAAAAAAGAGAACGTCGATTTGGAAAAACAAGTGAACAAATTAAATAATTTTTTAGTGTTACATAAAAGCATAAAACTAGTCCTTACCTTTTTAATTTTAGGAACTTTCACTCAAATTAAAGCCCAAGACAGAGTACCATTTGACCAAGGTAAAAAATACATATTAGCAGATGTAAAAGTAGTTGGAGATATTAGTTTCAATCCTCAAACTGTAGTTACTTTTGCTGGATTGGAAAAAGGACAAGAAATTACAGTTCCGGGAGAACAAATAAGTAGTTCAATAAAAAAATTAGGAAAGCTGGGTCTTTTTGATGAAATTTCATTTTATGTAAATAGAATTGAAAATGACAGCATTTACCTAGATTTGAATATTAAAGAATTACCAAAAATCAATGAAGTAAAATTTGTTGGTGTTTCCAAAAGCAAAACGGAATCTTTCATTAAAGACAATGGCTTAACCAATGGTAAAATTGTAACCGAAAACTTAATTACCACAACAAAAAACTACATTGAAAAAAAATACAAGAAAGATGGTTTTTTCAATACTAAAGTTTACATAACCACTTCAAAAGATACGACCCTAACCAAGAATCAAGTAAACATGCTTGTAAAAGTTGATATTGGGGAGAAAGTCAAAATTTACAAAATTGATTTTGAAGGCAATAAAAATGTTCCAAGTAGCAAACTACTTGGATCCATGAAAAACACCAAAGAAAAAAATTTCTTACATGTTTTGAAGCGATCAAAATACATTGAAGCTAAATACCAAGAAGACTTAGAAAAGATAGTTAATGACTATAAAAAAATCGGATATCGTGATGCCCGTATTTTAGGGGATTCTGTTACATATAATAAAGAAAAAAATGCCATCTACATAAAAATTAAAGTAGAAGAAGGAATTAAATACTATTTTGGAAATATTAAATTTATCGGAAATACCGTTTACTCTGACGAAGGGCTAAGAAGTATGTTAGGTATCCATACTGGAGACGTATATAATGGTGTACTTCTTCAAGAAAGGATTGCAGACAAATCTAAACCAGACGGAGAAGACATTACCAATTTATACCAAAATAACGGATACCTGTTTTCAAGCATAAATGCTGTAGAAACAAAAACAACTGATAATGTAATTGATTTTGAAATCCGAGTTACCGAAGGCCCAATCGCATATTTCAACAAAATCACTGTTGTTGGAAACGACAAAACCAACGATGAAGTAATTTATAGAGAATTAAGAACAAAACCCGGAGAAAAATACAACAAAGGAGAATTAGTAAGAACCATTAGAGAGATTGGACAATTAGGATTTTTTGATCCTGAAAAAATCGATCCTCAATTCAAAAATGTTGATTCTGGTGCCGGAACTGTAGACATCGAATATCATGTTGTAGAAAAAGGAGCTAGCCAAATTGAACTTCAAGGAGGATATGGCGGAGGTGGTTTCGTAGGAACTTTGGGATTGTCTTTCAATAACTTTTCGGCAAGAAATTTATTCAACAAAGATGCCTATCACCCACTTCCTATGGGAGATGGACAAAAAGTAGCCTTACGTCTTCAAGCAAGTTCTTACTACAAAACCTATAGTTTATCGTTTTCAGAACCTTGGTTTGGAGGAAAAAAACCAATCCAATTTAGTAGTTCATTTGCATTTAGCCAACAATACAGTTCTAACTACCAAATGCAAAAGGTAGATAAATCAAAATACATCAATATCACCTCTTTGTCTGTTGGAATGGCAAAAAGATTGACAGTGCCTGATGATTTCTTCACGCTGTCACAATCTATCAGTTACCAACAATACGATTTGCATAATTATCTTTACGGATTATTTACATTTGCAAATGGGACATCTAGAAATTTATCCTATTCTGTGGGTCTTACCAGAAACAGTAAAGGATTCAACCCTATATTCCCAACTTATGGTGCTGAATTTTCAGTAAATGGTGAGTTTACACTTCCTTATTCCCTAATTACTGGCACGGATTATGCAACATTAGGAGATCAGCAAAAATATAAATATATTTACTCTGGAAATTCCTATGTAGATAACAATGATAGGGTTGTAAATGCTGGAGATTATTTGGATAAATACCCAAGTTCATCATATGTCTCTAATAAAGTAGACAATTATCAAGATGCAGTTGCTGATCCTGCAAAAGTGGATCAAGAAAAATACAGATGGTTAGAATATTACAAAGTACAATTTACAGGAGACTGGTTTACTACTTTATATAAAAAATTAGTATTACGTACTTTAATGCAATTTGGATTTTTAGGAGCTTACAATCAAGACAGAGGAGTTATTCCTTTTGAAAGATACTACATGGGAGGAGACGGAATGGCAGGAAGCTCGATTGATGGAAGACAAAACATACAGCTAAGAGGATATGAAAATGGAGCTTTGACTCCTGCAAGTTCAAGTGGAGATGCTTATGGTGCTACTGTTTACAATAAGTTTTCATTAGAATTACGTTATCCGATTACATTGAAATCATCAGCATCTATTTATGCTTTGACCTTTGCAGAAGCCGGACAGTCATACGCTTCATTATCTGATTACCAACCGTTTAATTTGGCTCGTTCAACGGGTGTCGGTTTAAGGGTATTTATGCCTGCTTTTGGTTTGTTGGGTATCGATTTTGGTTATGGATTCGATGCTGTTCCTGGAGCCATAAAACCAAGTGGATGGCAAACGCATTTCATCATAGGTCAGCAGTTTTAA
- a CDS encoding isoprenyl transferase: MLKDEINTENIPKHLAIIMDGNGRWAKQKGFLRTLGHESGSKSVKKIIQECLDLGVEYLTLYAFSTENWNRPKLEIDTLMRVLINSLKKELKTMQEGNIKMNAIGNLEKLPTKAQKQLFDVLDKTKDNTKMTLTLALSYGSREELVNVVKIISDKVKNNIISIDSIDDSIINEHLYTHNLPDVDLLIRTSGEHRISNFLLWQIAYAELYFTDVLWPDFKEQDLHEAIISYQKRERRFGKTSEQIK, translated from the coding sequence ATGTTAAAAGACGAAATAAACACAGAAAATATTCCCAAACACTTGGCCATTATTATGGACGGGAATGGTCGTTGGGCAAAACAAAAAGGATTCCTAAGAACACTTGGACATGAGAGCGGCTCAAAATCTGTAAAAAAAATAATTCAAGAATGTTTGGATTTAGGCGTAGAATACTTAACCTTATATGCTTTCTCTACTGAAAACTGGAATAGGCCCAAGCTTGAAATAGACACTTTAATGAGGGTTTTAATCAATTCATTAAAGAAAGAGCTTAAAACAATGCAAGAAGGCAACATCAAGATGAACGCTATCGGTAATTTAGAAAAATTACCGACAAAAGCTCAAAAGCAATTATTTGATGTGCTGGACAAAACAAAAGACAATACGAAAATGACATTAACTCTCGCCTTAAGCTACGGATCTAGGGAAGAATTAGTAAATGTTGTGAAAATAATAAGCGATAAAGTTAAAAATAATATAATTTCAATAGACAGTATTGACGATTCAATTATAAATGAGCATCTTTACACGCATAATTTACCGGATGTTGATTTATTAATAAGAACTAGTGGAGAACACAGAATAAGTAATTTTTTGCTATGGCAAATAGCCTATGCAGAATTATACTTTACTGATGTATTATGGCCCGATTTTAAAGAACAAGATTTACATGAGGCTATCATTAGTTATCAAAAAAGAGAACGTCGATTTGGAAAAACAAGTGAACAAATTAAATAA
- a CDS encoding DUF6089 family protein, with the protein MSKIFISFLCFFTFSSIHAQINEIGVFLGGSNYIGDVGSTTYIAPNEPAFGILYKWNKSPRHAYRFSYTQSQISGNDHDSKESGRNNRGYSFVNNIKELSAGLEFNFFDFNLHEEKPKFTPYVYSGLSYVLYDDLYVTSGITHKNNTKSTIAIPMTLGVKTNFSRSFVLGLEVGARYTFTDNLDGSNPSNSSLPKFGNINNNDWYVFSGATLTYTFGNKPCYCAD; encoded by the coding sequence ATGAGTAAAATTTTCATTTCATTTTTATGCTTTTTTACCTTTTCTTCTATTCATGCCCAGATTAATGAAATAGGAGTTTTTCTTGGAGGCAGTAATTACATAGGAGATGTGGGTTCAACAACTTACATTGCTCCAAATGAACCTGCATTCGGTATTTTATACAAATGGAATAAAAGCCCAAGACATGCTTATAGATTTTCCTACACACAATCACAAATCTCCGGAAACGACCATGATTCAAAAGAATCTGGAAGAAATAACAGAGGATATAGTTTTGTAAACAACATAAAAGAGCTATCAGCTGGATTGGAGTTTAATTTTTTTGATTTTAATTTACATGAGGAAAAACCAAAATTTACTCCTTATGTATATTCTGGCTTAAGCTATGTTCTTTACGATGATTTATATGTAACATCAGGGATTACACATAAAAACAATACAAAAAGTACAATTGCTATACCAATGACCCTTGGCGTAAAAACAAATTTTTCAAGGAGTTTCGTTTTAGGTTTAGAAGTTGGAGCTCGATATACTTTTACTGACAACCTTGACGGCAGCAATCCAAGTAATAGTAGTTTACCTAAATTTGGCAATATAAATAATAATGATTGGTATGTATTCTCAGGAGCAACATTAACCTATACTTTTGGAAACAAACCATGTTACTGCGCAGACTAA
- a CDS encoding NAD kinase — protein sequence MKVAIYGQYYLVSTEPIIKDIFVFFNNNNVEMVIESDFLNMLYEKKIIEKEYNTFSFNDELDSSFDMLISIGGDGTILRAVTLVRNSGVPILGINAGRLGFLATVQKENIAAFMQFVIDKKYKISKRTLLSLTCSPENKTIEGLNFAMNEISVSRKETTSMITIDTYLNDEFLNSYWADGLIIATPTGTTGYSLSCGGPILTPDVKSIVITPIAPHNLNARPLVVPDTTEVRLKVSGREQQYLVSLDSRITSVANDSILTIKKTDFEINMVEIPEETFLKTLRTKLLWGEDRRN from the coding sequence ATGAAAGTAGCTATTTACGGCCAATATTATTTAGTTAGCACAGAACCTATCATAAAAGACATTTTTGTGTTTTTCAACAATAATAACGTAGAAATGGTTATTGAATCCGATTTCCTAAACATGTTGTATGAAAAAAAAATCATAGAAAAAGAATACAACACTTTTTCCTTTAATGATGAATTGGATTCTAGCTTTGATATGTTAATCAGTATTGGCGGTGACGGAACAATTTTAAGAGCAGTTACGCTGGTTCGCAATTCAGGTGTCCCAATTTTGGGTATAAACGCAGGAAGATTGGGTTTTTTGGCAACGGTACAAAAAGAAAACATTGCCGCTTTCATGCAGTTTGTCATTGACAAAAAATATAAAATTTCTAAAAGAACTTTGTTAAGCTTGACGTGTTCACCTGAAAACAAAACTATAGAAGGACTCAACTTTGCCATGAATGAAATATCGGTGAGTCGAAAAGAAACCACATCGATGATCACCATCGATACTTATTTGAACGATGAATTTTTAAATTCCTATTGGGCCGATGGTCTTATTATTGCCACTCCCACAGGAACTACAGGTTACTCGTTGAGTTGTGGAGGTCCCATATTGACACCCGATGTAAAAAGTATAGTTATAACACCTATTGCTCCTCACAACTTGAACGCAAGACCTCTTGTCGTTCCTGATACAACGGAGGTTCGTTTAAAAGTTTCTGGAAGAGAACAACAATATTTAGTATCATTGGATTCCAGAATAACAAGTGTTGCAAATGATTCTATTCTAACCATAAAAAAAACCGATTTCGAAATAAATATGGTGGAGATCCCGGAAGAAACTTTTTTAAAGACTCTAAGAACAAAATTACTTTGGGGTGAGGACAGAAGGAATTAA
- a CDS encoding CBS domain-containing protein, which translates to MADLKDYITNDYKAIDAQETIGSVQDFFGDLTFSHFPVIEEGIFIGSIAADDIETFDSDKKVNDYKYVLEHFFARTDMIWLDVLEVFAKNHTNLAPILDENNKYVGYYEIEDIIKFFHETPFLKEQGAIIIVSKNTIDYSMSQIVQIVESNNGKLLGLFISNSDVNTTEVTIKISVGSLNEIIQTFRRYNYDIISEHNEDNYIKSLKERSDYLDKYLNM; encoded by the coding sequence ATGGCAGATTTAAAAGACTATATTACAAACGACTACAAAGCAATTGATGCTCAAGAAACTATTGGGTCAGTTCAAGACTTTTTTGGTGACTTAACCTTTTCCCATTTTCCTGTCATCGAAGAGGGGATTTTCATTGGAAGTATCGCCGCAGATGACATTGAAACTTTTGACAGTGATAAAAAAGTCAATGACTACAAATATGTACTTGAACATTTTTTTGCCAGAACCGACATGATTTGGCTAGACGTTTTAGAAGTTTTTGCCAAAAATCACACTAACTTAGCTCCCATTTTGGACGAGAATAATAAGTATGTTGGCTATTATGAAATTGAGGACATCATTAAATTTTTTCATGAAACTCCTTTTCTTAAAGAACAGGGAGCCATCATCATAGTGAGTAAAAACACTATCGATTATTCGATGAGTCAAATTGTACAAATTGTAGAGAGCAACAATGGTAAACTTTTAGGTCTTTTCATTTCAAATTCCGATGTAAATACTACTGAAGTCACTATCAAAATCAGTGTCGGTTCATTGAATGAAATTATTCAAACTTTCAGAAGATATAACTACGACATCATTTCAGAACATAACGAAGACAATTACATCAAAAGTTTAAAAGAACGTTCGGATTATTTAGACAAATATTTGAACATGTAA
- a CDS encoding pyridoxine 5'-phosphate synthase, which translates to MTKLSVNINKIATLRNARGGNVPDLLKVATDIQQFGGQGITIHPRPDERHIRYQDARDLKSIVYTEYNIEGNPQHNFIDLVLECKPDQVTLVPDAIGAITSSAGWDTIKNQSYLSEVIQEFQRNGIRTSIFVDPISEMIDGAKKTGTDRIELYTEAFAHQYSLGNEKGIDPYVKSAILANDLGLGINAGHDLSLDNIKFFKQNIPGLLEVSIGHALVSEAIYLGLDNVVNMYLQKLK; encoded by the coding sequence ATGACAAAACTTAGCGTTAATATAAATAAAATTGCCACTTTACGTAATGCTCGTGGAGGAAATGTGCCTGATTTATTGAAAGTAGCTACTGATATTCAGCAGTTTGGTGGTCAGGGAATCACGATTCACCCACGTCCGGATGAGCGTCATATTCGCTATCAAGACGCCCGAGATTTAAAATCAATTGTTTATACAGAATATAATATAGAGGGTAATCCTCAGCATAATTTTATCGATTTGGTTTTGGAATGCAAACCAGATCAAGTAACCTTGGTTCCAGATGCTATTGGAGCAATTACCTCTTCTGCAGGCTGGGATACTATAAAAAATCAGTCGTATTTGTCGGAAGTTATTCAAGAATTTCAACGAAACGGAATTAGGACTTCGATTTTTGTTGATCCAATTTCTGAGATGATAGATGGTGCTAAAAAAACAGGTACGGATAGAATTGAATTATACACTGAAGCTTTTGCGCATCAATACAGTTTAGGAAATGAAAAGGGAATTGACCCTTATGTGAAATCAGCTATTTTGGCTAATGATTTAGGTTTAGGAATCAATGCCGGCCACGATTTAAGTTTGGATAATATTAAGTTTTTTAAACAAAACATTCCAGGATTATTGGAAGTTTCAATTGGGCACGCCCTTGTTTCTGAAGCAATTTATCTTGGTTTGGACAATGTGGTAAATATGTATTTGCAAAAACTAAAATAA
- a CDS encoding alpha/beta fold hydrolase: MLYSKIEGSGRPLLILHGFLGMSDNWKTLGTQFVADGFQVHLLDLRNHGRSFHSDEFSYEIMVQDVFDYCQTNGLESIDIIGHSMGGKTAMLLATSYPKLVNKLLVADIGPKFYAPHHQDILAGLNAVDFSVKPSRNEVEEIMKKYIPDFGTRQFLMKSLYWQEPGQLAFRFNLNVFNRKIDEIGKALAEGMIFEKPTLFIRGGNSNYILDSDFDEIKTHFPSSTVATIPNVGHWLHAENPTMFYELASAFLK, translated from the coding sequence ATGCTCTACTCAAAAATAGAAGGTTCTGGAAGACCTTTACTTATACTTCACGGTTTTCTTGGAATGTCCGATAATTGGAAAACATTAGGAACTCAATTTGTTGCCGATGGTTTTCAGGTGCATCTGTTGGATTTGCGTAATCATGGACGCAGTTTTCATTCGGATGAATTTAGTTATGAAATTATGGTTCAAGATGTTTTTGACTATTGTCAGACAAACGGTCTTGAATCGATTGATATTATAGGTCACTCTATGGGAGGTAAGACGGCTATGCTTTTGGCCACTTCCTATCCAAAATTAGTCAATAAATTATTGGTGGCTGATATTGGTCCTAAGTTTTATGCACCCCATCATCAAGATATACTGGCAGGATTGAATGCTGTGGATTTTTCGGTTAAACCAAGCAGGAATGAGGTTGAGGAAATAATGAAAAAGTATATACCTGATTTTGGGACACGTCAATTTTTGATGAAAAGTTTATACTGGCAAGAACCAGGTCAATTGGCTTTCCGATTTAATTTGAACGTTTTCAATAGAAAAATTGATGAAATCGGAAAAGCATTAGCCGAAGGCATGATTTTTGAAAAGCCAACACTTTTTATACGTGGTGGAAATTCTAATTATATACTTGATAGTGATTTTGATGAAATAAAAACTCATTTCCCGTCTTCAACAGTAGCGACAATTCCTAATGTTGGCCATTGGTTACATGCCGAAAACCCTACAATGTTTTATGAATTAGCAAGTGCATTTTTAAAATAA
- a CDS encoding phage holin family protein, whose product MNLIIRIIVTAGLVFGIAHFLPGVHVAGPFTAMVVAVVLGLLNIFIKPIMVLLTLPFTIVTLGLFLLVVNALIILLCTKIVGGFTVDTFWVAMFFSIILSLCQSIIYSIIGDK is encoded by the coding sequence ATGAATTTGATCATTAGAATAATTGTTACCGCAGGATTGGTTTTTGGAATTGCTCATTTTTTGCCAGGTGTACATGTGGCTGGTCCTTTTACGGCAATGGTAGTAGCCGTTGTTTTGGGACTGCTTAATATTTTTATTAAGCCTATCATGGTATTACTGACCTTGCCTTTTACAATAGTGACTTTAGGGTTGTTTTTGTTGGTGGTAAATGCCTTGATTATTTTATTATGTACCAAGATTGTGGGAGGATTTACTGTTGATACGTTTTGGGTTGCCATGTTTTTTAGTATCATATTGTCATTATGCCAGTCTATTATTTATTCCATTATTGGTGATAAATAG
- a CDS encoding heavy metal-binding domain-containing protein translates to MKTLILALTAFFAMGTAVSAQTTVTAPKKEVQKTMYTCPMHPKVISDKKGKCPKCGMDLVASKETANTATAKGNQATTTVKSKYVCTMDGSASDKPGKCPKCGMAMTERKSEKK, encoded by the coding sequence ATGAAAACATTAATTCTTGCCTTGACGGCTTTCTTTGCTATGGGAACTGCCGTATCAGCTCAAACGACTGTCACAGCTCCTAAAAAAGAAGTTCAAAAAACAATGTATACTTGTCCGATGCATCCCAAAGTAATAAGTGATAAAAAAGGGAAGTGTCCAAAATGTGGGATGGATTTGGTAGCGAGTAAAGAAACAGCAAATACTGCCACAGCAAAAGGAAACCAAGCTACAACTACAGTGAAAAGTAAGTATGTTTGTACTATGGATGGTTCTGCATCTGATAAACCAGGGAAATGCCCAAAATGTGGTATGGCTATGACAGAAAGAAAGAGTGAGAAAAAATAA